In Pan troglodytes isolate AG18354 chromosome 20, NHGRI_mPanTro3-v2.0_pri, whole genome shotgun sequence, the genomic window GTGAGTAAGATTCCAGAATGCACCTAAAATGTGGAAAAACAAAACTTGTTGCTGGAAAAAAGCCTAAACTTAAAAATGTGATCCAAGTCAACAAATTAATCTCACTTTAAGCCAAAGGAAATGTTTGAAATGAAAGTACTGCCAGGAAATAGAAAGAGTATTCTAGACTTAGGCGGAAAGATTTATGGGTATTTTATGTTTAGTGACTTCCTCAGCCATAATGCATTATTAGAACGAACAAATAACCTCTTCTAAGGACTCTGTTCATATCTGGAACTGAAACACAACTGGGATAtcaattttttccttctctgatgtCCCTTaccctttcaggaaaaaaaaaaccatgtatgTGGATATGAGTAATAGTTGACCACTAATATGACctctaaaaaaaaaccacagcatAGTTTGTGGTTTATCTTCAGgaagataaaggaagtaaaagtAGGAACTAGATCattgcttttatttaatttcatttatatagtaCTTTCCCAAATTCAATATGCCCTGTACAAACTACATGACTATAGTTTCACAATTTCAAagatttggggagaaaaaaaacaaatttgtgatTTTAGTAATAAAACTGCAGCTATATTTGGTATAAGAAATACACTCAAGAATTGTATCAGTCATTGGCTTTACAGAGTGATGTTTCACAGTAACTGGAGGGGTTTCACATGCCTTGAGAATGGCTGTGCTCCTTTAATCAAGGAataggagtcttttttttttctttctttcttggcatTGTGCAAAAGAGAGGGAGTACTTTTGGTCCTGCTGGATGCTGAAGgcaaagaaagtgaagaaaaatggagaaaaagatcATCATTTCCGAAGAAATAAGTGATAGAGGGGAGTATCTTCATCATTAGTCTTGATAGAAGATTGCATTCTAAAGAGAAATTCTAACCAATTTAAATCTATACTGGGGATCGCCAGGTGTGTGGACATGGAGCTTCCAGCTTAGAAAATACTTAGATGAGATTACAGACACTAACATTctcttatattttctaaattacatGCCTGTAATTATCCTGTAACctggtatttttctgttttacattaTCCTTTTTAGATATGGAAGAAAGTAGCAGTGTTGCCATGTTGGTGCCAGATATTGGGGAACAGGAAGCTATACTGACTGCTGAAAGTATCATCAGTCCTTCATTGGAAATTGATgaacaaagaaaaactaaaccAGATCCATTAATCCATGTTATCCAGAAGTTAAGCAAGATAGTGGAAAATGAAAAGTCacaaaaatgtcttttaattgggaagAAACGCCCACGTTCAAGTGCCGCAACACACTCTCTTGAAACCCAAGAACTTTGTGAGATTCCAGCTAAAGTAACCCAGTCACCTGCTGCTGATACTAGAAGGGCTGAGATGTCACAAACAAATTTTACCCCTGACACTCTTGCCCAGAATGAAGGGAAGGCTATGTCTTATCAGTGTAGCCTTTGTAAGTTTCTATCATCATCCTTTTCTGTGTTAAAAGATCATATTAAGCAACATGGTCAGCAAAATGAAGTGATACTGATGTGCTCAGAGTGCCATATTACATCTAGAAGCCAGGAGGAACTTGAAGCTCACGTGGTGAATGACCATGACAATGATGCCAATATCCACACCCAATCCAAAGCCCAACAGTGCGTAAGCCCCTCCAGCTCTTTGTGTCGGAAAaccacagaaagaaatgaaaccatTCCAGATATCCCAGTAAGTGTGGACAATCTACAGACTCATACTGTCCAAACTGCATCTGTGGCAGAAATGGGTAGGAGGAAATGGTATGCATACGAACAGTACGGCATGTATCGATGCTTGTTTTGTAGTTATACTTGTGGCCAGCAGAGAATGTTGAAAACACACGCTTGGAAACATGCTGGGGAGGTTGATTGCTCCTATCCaatctttgaaaatgaaaatgaacccCTAGGCCTGCTGGATTCTTCAGCAGCTGCTGCGCCTGGTGGGGTCGATGCAGTGGTCATTGCTATTGGAGACAGTGAACTGAGTATCCACAATGGGCCATCAGTGCAAGTGCAGATTTGCAGCTCAGAACAGTTATCATCTTCATCTCCTTTAGAACAGAGTGCAGAAAGAGGAGTACACCTAAGTCAGTCAGTTACCCTGGACCCCAATGAGGAAGAAATGCTAGAAGTGATTTCTGATGCAGAGGAGAATCTGATTCCTGATAGCCTGCTTACATCAGCACAGAAAATCATCAGCAGCAGCCCCAATAAAAAAGGGCATGTTAACGTGATAGTGGAGCGATTGCCAAGTGCTGAAGAAACCCTTTCACAGAAGCGCTTCCTCATGAACACTGAAATGGAAGAAGGGAAGGACCTGAGCCCGACAGAAGCTCAGATTGGGCGCGAAGGAATGGATGATGTTTATCGTGCTGATAAATGTACTGTTGATATTGGGGGATTGATCATAGGCTGGAGcagttcagagaaaaaagacGAGTTAATGAATAAAGGCCTGGCTACTGATGAGAATGCCCCACCAGGCCGGAGAAGGACAAATTCTGAGTCTCTTCGATTACACTCATTAGCTGCAGAAGCCCTTGTCACAATGCCTATAAGAGCTGCAGAGTTGACAAGAGCCAACCTGGGGCACTATGGAGATATAAACCTTTTAGATCCAGATACTAGTCAAAGGCAAGTAGATAGTACATTGGCAGCATACTCAAAAATGATGTCGCCACTTAAAAACTCTTCAGATGGATTAACTAGTCTTAACCAAAGCAACTCCACCTTGGTAGCACTCCCAGAGGGTAGGCAGGAATTGTCAGATGGGCAGGTTAAGACAGGCATCAGCATGTCCTTACTCACCGTCATTGAAAAATTGAGAGAAAGGACAGACCAAAACGCTTCAGACGATGACATTTTGAAAGAGTTGCAGGACAACGCCCAGTGCCAACCCAACAGCGATACAAGTTTGTCCGGAAACAATGTGGTGGAATACATCCCGAATGCTGAACGACCCTACCGTTGCCGCCTGTGTCACTACACAAGTGGCAACAAGGGCTACATCAAGCAGCACTTACGAGTCCATCGACAGAGACAGCCTTATCAGTGTCCTATCTGCGAGCACATAGCGGACAACAGCAAAGATTTGGAGAGTCACATGATCCACCACTGTAAGACAAGAATATACCAGTGCAAGCAGTGTGAAGAATCCTTCCATTATAAGGTAAGCATTGGTTCAGGAAGTCTTTCAGAGGACCTTCGCATCTTAGAGTGAGAAGGGAACTTTGTAGATCTAGTCCAAtcacctcattttatagataaggaaactgggtCCCAGAAAAGTTTGATAAGTTGCCCAAGGGGATCCCAACTTACCAGTATTAAAGTTGGGACTGTTCAGAATTTCTGCTGTAGAATCCTTTTCCCTGCCTGCTGCCTCCTTAACAGCCTCTGTGTTTTAATGTGTATAGTTTAAAGTGTTGATTTTCTGTTGCAAGAGAATTATAGAGAGTGTATAGTGGATTGACATACGTTTGACTTAACGTATTGACATACGTttgacttaaacaaatttaaccGTACATcatcacaacaaaaaaatacatatttttcatcttATATGGCACCAGAATGCCAGGCATTCAGTTCAGCTTCTACATAACCAACAGTGATGTGTATCATTGCAGAAGGAAAAATGGGCTATGGTGGACCTATTAAAAGGTACTGTCATGGAAATAGAGCCATGCGTGTCATGTTTTATGGGCAGGGTAAAGAACTTTCAAGAGTTATTTGACTGTCTGATTTTATCTTAAGTGCTGACCTTATCAAAACCAATATCCTGTATGAAGTGCTATTCTTTTATAAAGGAAACTTGTTGAATCATTGGTTTAGAACTTTTCTTCAGTGGGCCAGGTGACTCCTTGAAAATGTATTACAAATGTTATCCTAAGGGCTAACTAGGAGGTAGACTTTTTCCCTCAGATTACCGAGAGCTGGGGTCTAGCTGTGGTAAAAAGGTCACaggagggaggccgaggcgggcagatcatgaggtcaggagattgagaccatcctggctaacactgtgaaaccctgtctgctaaaaatacaaaaacttagctgggtatggtggcgggcacctgtagtcccagctacttgggaggctaaggaaggagaatggcctgaacctgggaggcggagcttgcagtgagccaagatcatgccgctgcactccagcctgggcaacagagcgagactccatctccaaaaaaaaaaaaaaagtaacaggaaTAAGAAAGCCCTTGAGTCTGAGGTTCACTGCTTCTCAGATTACACTCATGAAATTCCAAGTAGGACGTCCACATAGGCTGCGAAGACAAGTTCCTGAAGTCTCCAGGAGTTTCTTTTGCTACTGAGCTCTTGATTCATGGGAATGGAAGTAGAGGAGACAGGATGTCCTTGGAGGAGCACTTCCAGTTAGATCTCTTACACATTTAGATATTTCAGTGAAAAATTAGGAGTCTGGCGATTAccgattggatttttttttttgtgaagttGCATTATTCTGAACACTCTGCTCGTTCCTCCTCTGGGCCTACCAGTGTTTCAGTAAATACGGACACGCCCTGTGTAATCACCTAAGAAAATGGTGACTTCCTTTCAGAGAATATGAAGAGGAACTGTCCATTGAATGTGATTATGATTTGCTAATGTACTTCTTTCTATAAATTGTCAAATGTGTCAAATGATCCTTTAGCagacttgattttaaaatatggtaattCGTTGTACTAGTCCATGAAAGCAATGAACCTGTTCTTCTACAGCCTCCTAAGAGTTGGACgtgtatatttattgaaaattacatatttctttccactttttagAGTCAATTGAGGAACCATGAGAGAGAACAGCACAGTCTTCCAGATACCTTGTCAATAGCAACTTCTAATGAGCCAAGAATTTCCAGTGATACAGCTGATGGAAAATGTGTCCAGGAAGGTATCTATGTATTTTGTTATGCAGGCTGCAGTGACTCGCACATGACATAAAAGTGCCCTTAGTTGTCATGGTTGGTTATTTTCAGGGCAAAAGCCTATATTCTCCTCCATTTTTGTACCATGGATATGAGTGAATCTGATCTCTGTTTCTGAGGAAATGCCAAGTACTGAATGAAGCAGATGATTACTAGGTCCTAGGTGAGAAGCCCTAGATAGTAAGGATTCATCTTCAGTTGAAACTTAAGAGCCCCTTAGAAGGTGATGTACCAGCAAGCCAGAAAAGCAAGCCAGAAAAGCTACAACATGGAAAACaggcctcccctccctctctcggCACCAGTTGACCTACTGAGAACAGAGCTTTTGCAGACGGTAGGCCCCCACCCCAAACTTTAACTGGGGCTCCCCGCTGTGATGTTATTCTTACCCAAGTATGACTGCCAGATTTCATctgcattattaaaaaaaaaaagcacacacacagacacacaagatCTTTTTATGTACTAGTTAAGTAGCAGTCAACCGAGTTTCTGGTAATAAGAATATTAGAATCAAAAGATTTAATTAGAGCTCCATGAAAAGGCGGATGCCACATCCGGAGAATTAAGGATAAAGTGTACTAAGCTGTGCCGCTTTGGTTCAGCTCACTTAAATTGATATACTTTAAATGTCTCCAATGTGGCACATAATGTTTATGGGAGATAAAACATATTGGGGTGACTTTCCTTTTTAGATTTGCTAAGAATTAAAGTTAGAAACGACTACAGAGTGAAATGTTTTACCATAATGTTTCATTAAATTATACCCCAGAAAGCATAACTGATTCTAGAATGCTTCTGAAAGAACTGATTTAGACACCACTGTAGCACCAAAATTCTCATGTCAAACAGATGTCATCCCTGTAAAACTCTCTGAAACAAAAGGAGTTTATGATATAGCATCTGTTTTTGCAGTAGATGGCTGAGCTAAaacagttttgtttcctttttacaaAATAGCTCTAAATGCctccttttattttaattcattatgtTTCCATATCCCCTTTAAAGGAGACATTAAAACGTCTGATATGATTGGACCATAAATCCCTAATGAAGGGATGAAGTAAATACTACTCAGTAGCACCACCTGCAGTTAATATCAGTGTTGGAAGATGTCTTTTTTAGCACCGTCctaaaaagcaaacatttcaaACTGTCCAAATGAGTTAACATTAAAATTCACAATTTTAATAAAGATTAAAGTGTCagctcaaaattaaaataaccacTTCAGACTTTACAGTGTTAATGTATGTTTACTAGATTTTATGTTGCAGCATCTTTTCTTTGTGGCTCATGCTTTTTTTTTAGGGTTACATGCATGGATTTTTAAATTGCCTGCCATGCCTCTTTTCCTCCACCTGGCtccatttgcttttttctctcagTACTGTAGCAGTTCAAATGGCTGCATACTTATACCTGGATGGGTACTTTTTTAACTCAATAttagatattttgaaatctgGTTGTCAGgccaaagaaaaaatttttagctCACAAATAAGGTAATAATAATTCATGCTTTGTTAAAACTTCTTTACCTATTTAGTAAACTTGTTAATCAAGAAGAGAGATTTGTGCCTCTGTGATCCTCAGTCTCTGCCATTCAGATAGCACAGATACCTTAGGGCATGTTTCAGCTTAACATTTGCTTGGCCAAAAGGCATGGCCTGCCTGTCTTGAGCTAgatactgtgctaggtgctgggagtACAGTGAAAGGCATCACCGCCCTTCAGGAATCCAACTCAGTGAAGAAGACAGAACGAGGCTGATGGGTATGTCAGCAGATACCGCAGGAGCTCAAATAGAGCCGCAAGCAAAGCCCTTTCGTATGGTGTTACTCCATGAAACctaattaaattgttttttattggaAACCTATGATTTGCCAAGCGCTGGGAATTCAGTCTAAACAAAACAAGCAGATCCTTATCCTCTGGGAATAGACAGCTTAGTGACAGGGCAGAGATTTTACCCAGACATGCAGGTAAAGTACAGACTTTGCTAAAGGAAAAATATAGGACTTATTAAACTATGCTGTGAGGTTCTAGCATTTCcaatttgtagatgagaaaactgagacttcaaGAGGCAAAATAATTTACCCATGATCATACTGGTAGAAAGTGGCAGAGCGAGGACTAAGCCCAAGTTTTTGAACTTTAAATCCAATATTCTTTCCATTGGAAACAGTTGCTTGAAGTAGCACAGGCTCTCATTCTGTGCTATATTAAGTTTTTCCATCTGTCAGTTTTATTAGTTGTCATTGATCTGTAATATTTCTCACACAAAACCATTATCCAATATTTCACACTtcattttttagggtttttttaaaactgtatttggAACAGTGCCATTTATAATTAAGTCCAAGTTTTTAACCTACCAATTAAGAGCAATACTTAGATTATAATTATGATTAGTGTGTATATTAACGTTATAGATTTATACCAGGAAATTAGGACATTTTGTTCTGCCTGGCAGTAGTTATtagcaaaagaaaatttcaattttAGAAACCGTAAATTTAACTTAAGGATTTTCTCTGTTGAAATTTCAGTGTGGGTTTTCCTTTGTATAATACCACGGATTTTACTTTTATGCAGTGTGTACAGCTGTTCTACCTAAGCTTTCTTCCTGCCAAGAGACACACAGTTCTTCCTGCTCTGCCTTTTTCATGAGCTTCCATGCTTGCTTTGTTTCTGAATATAAAGCAGAGTGTGAATAGCCTGTGGACTGTATGCTGACAGACAAGTACATGAAGCGTTGAATATCTTCAAGAAATCGTTTTATATGATCAGGTCACTCAACTCGTGTTGACATAAGCTTACCCCAACTTGAATTACTCAGCCCTGTTGTTGCAGAGTGAGTTTAGTAACATGGCTTCTTTTCGTTGGATCCATGTCTCCTGCGTTTCGGAGAGCTGCATATTCATGTCAGTCATAACCTTTGTCCCTGTAACCTGTCAGTTAACTAGAAAGAATTATACATTGCATAGCACTTAAAAATTTGCGgctgcttttcctttcttgttgCGTTGGTAGCTGACGTTTAGTGGTAAACAAAGAAAATGCACTGGGTGAAAAGGCCTTAGGCTTTTTTTTTGTAGGGGGAGAGTAGGGGAGAgatctcttgctctgttgcccaggctggtctccagctcctggcctcaggcagtcctcccacctcagcctcccagagtgctaggattatgggcatgagccaccacacctagccaggcTTTTTATATTGAGTTGGTTATATATGCTTCATAGCCACACTTTATAATATTGGAGTATAGTATTAAATTACAGCTTGTTGGCAAGTCAGTGTTTCTGTAAGACAGTATATCCAATATTGGTTAGAGTAACACCTATTTGGTGATACAGATCAACAGGGTGTCTCTGATTAATTTAGCTCCTACATAGCCAGAAGCAAGTTCATTATGATTTAGAATATTGTACATGGTTATGCAGAAATCATCCCAACCTATCTGTGTTTATAGGTCAGATGATGTTCAGTTTATATCTGCTGATAGTGTATATGCAGGAAAACCTATAAAACCACTTCAGACTTGTTAAAACAGTGAGAAAGCCGTGATTGAAATATTAATACAACTGTGTGGTATAAATTTTCATTTACAATGGAATGTAAATGCTGTCATTTGAATCTTGTCAAAGCCTGCTACTAAAACTCTGAAATACCTTGTCTAGGGAATAAGTCTTCAGTCCAGAAACAGTATAGATGTGATGTGTGTGATTATACAAGTACAACATATGTTGGTGTCAGAAACCACAGGCGAATCCATAACTCTGATAAGCCGTACAGGTAAGTGTTATGATTCTAGAATTTTAAtgtttgtattaaaatattttatagtaaagaaataaaatgaaataaaaatgtatagcaCTTACTGAAACACAGGTTAAGAAGTAAGAAATTTTCACTAattggttttatattttgttgttttatatatttacttatttattttttgagtcagtgtcttgctgtattgcccaggctggagtgcagtggtatgatcacagctcactgcagcctcgaactcctggcctcaagggatcctcccacatcagcctcccaaagtgctgggattgcaggcgtgagccactgcacctggctggttttATAAGTCTTGTTTGATTTGTTAAGATGTGAACTTTAAGCTTGAATCTTAGGACAGTAGGCATTTTGTCTAGTTGATATATAGGAAATTGTCTTTATCTgtcaattttatgttttcatttcatatgGGTATAAATTTCATAGCAATTTTCAATGCCTTAGAGTTCATTTCAGTAATTTGGCAGTAAGGTACTCAGTATTCAGCAAAAGATCCTTAAAACTTAAAGGCAATAAAATTTTCTATGAAAGAgtccatttttcaaaattaagcTAGTATGTGTAGAATAAGTCATTTAATTTCGTTACTTGATTTTTCCCAAAAGCAAATTCAGatatatatttcagaaaatataggCATTCTCAGTGATAGTGCTAGGCAATGGGCATGAACTTTCACCCCCTTGTCAAAACTTAGCAGGTTTAACTCTCTCCCCAGATTCTGTAGATATGATACAAGTGAGTGTGGGCAAGTTATTGTATTAATCTCAATGAAAACCTGACAGATTGTGCCATAAAAGGTCATTGTTTAATCCCAAAGTGTGGTGATCTGTGTATGGTTTCGAATATTTAATATGTGCTTAATTTGCAAACCAGCAGACTTACTTATAATCACTCTTCAGACAGTACATCTGTTTGCAGAGTCTTAAAACTCTGTGGAAGGTGTTTGACCTTGCCTCAGTCCTCCTCagtgtcttccttccttccttccttccttccttccttctttccttctttccttccttccttcctttcctttcttcctttccttcctttcctttccttccctccctccctctctccctccctccttccttccttcctttccttccttcctttccttccttcctttcctttcttcctttcctttcttcctacctttccttcctttcctttccctccctccctccttccttccttccttccttcctttttttctttgacagagtctcgctctgtcatcacccaggctggagtgcagtggagtgatctcacctcacggcaacctccgcctcccgggttcaagtgattctcatgcctcagcctcccgagtagctgggaccacaggcatgtgccatgattAGCtaattagagacggggtttcgccaggtcttgaactcctggcctcaagtgtccgcccaccttggcctcccaaagtgctgggattacatggttACACCATGTCCAATCAGTCTATTTAATAGGTGGGACTGAGTATATTTACATTCGTGATTTATACTGGGAAATGTTTAGGAGAATGTGATGGAAACAGGGAACACTAGTTTACCTGATAGGAGGAGAAAGCTTTGCCTTTATATTTTTGGTATCCTTGAATTTAGACATACCGTGCCAGATTCATGTGATTTaagtaagaagaaaataacatttctcCGGGTCCAGAATTAGATTGTTCTTTCATTcatggagaaatatttattgagcaaatatTATGCTTCAGGGGCCATGCTAGATTCTTGGACTAGAGTCATAACAAAACAGACGTCATCTTTGCTGTCATGGAACTTGTAGACAAACAATAAGCAAGTAAACCCTCAAATACTTAGGAAAAAGGTTAGCGATTCTAGTTCTGTTGAAGGTTTTACATCTGCTTCATTAGATCGGTCTTGCAGCTTAAAGATTCATTTTGATAGCTGTCAGTGTCTCAGGGATGTTTTCTTGTGTTCTTAAAATATTCACAGATTCATAGGATTCATTGCAGTTGTCCTAGGGTCTTCCTAGCAACGGGCAACATCCCGTGAGCATCCTCTTTGTTTAACATCAGAGAACTCTCAGTctgttattttccaaatttattcacACTCCGCTTTGTCACTGGGTTTGATGTGGTTATGCCTTAGAAACAATTTTGTCATATCTCCCTCTTTGTACTTATTATCAGTTTTTCCTCATAAGTCTTATTTTCTAATGTCATGGCTCTCCTTTTAACCTTCTTTAAATACTCACCATCCTTTGCCTTCATGGGATTTCTGGTCGCAGAGCATTACAGATTAACATGTTCTATTCCAGGATGTTTCTAGGACTTTCTCCTCGTTGTCCTATACTGTGTGCCTTAAGCGGAGCTGGTAGCGTAGCCTTTATAATGTCTGACTTAATTCAAGGATCACAGGAGTTTCTCTGGCTCATTTCATGTCTGCTTCATTCAGTTTCGTTGCCTGGTGCACTTATGGTCAGAGTTTGGGCTTGGTTTCTCAGAGTTCATGCCATACCCTATGCATTTCTGATTCCCTACATTTTGTTAAGAAACATGCTCACAGGCAGCAGTAATGAGTTCTTAAAGAGCTACAAGGCCTTGTTGCACAACTTCTAAACTTTGCACAAGGGCACAAaagatttattgtttattttagtgTGCCTATTACATAACAAGTTTTCTGTAGTGGTGAAACCTGTTCCTTTCTCGTGCTTTTGCTTTTTATGCTGTCATTCCAGTCCTTCAATGACCCCATCCTTGTGGTCTGGGCAGTACGGCTTCATGGATCCCTGGTTCTGGGGGCAGAAAGTCCTGGGATTGAATCTGAGCTCTCTCACTTGTGAGATTTGTGATCTTGCGCATACTGTTTCACCTCTCTGTGCTGGTTTTGTCGTGAATAGAATGAGGATATTAAGGTTGTGAGGGTGAAATGAAATACCATATAAGGTACCAGCACATAATAAACAGCCAGTAAGTGGTAGCTGGTAGTTACTGGGCCCAGCTTTTATCTTCTCAATAATTCATTATCTAACCAAAGAAAAGTACTAAAAGGCTGATGACCTCTAAACACTAGGGAAACAAAGAAGAATTAATTCTGTGCCAGGGTAGGCAGGCAGAGCTCATTTTACAAGAGAGATGCTGGGCCCAGGCAGAGTGCTGTCCC contains:
- the ZNF507 gene encoding zinc finger protein 507, which produces MEESSSVAMLVPDIGEQEAILTAESIISPSLEIDEQRKTKPDPLIHVIQKLSKIVENEKSQKCLLIGKKRPRSSAATHSLETQELCEIPAKVTQSPAADTRRAEMSQTNFTPDTLAQNEGKAMSYQCSLCKFLSSSFSVLKDHIKQHGQQNEVILMCSECHITSRSQEELEAHVVNDHDNDANIHTQSKAQQCVSPSSSLCRKTTERNETIPDIPVSVDNLQTHTVQTASVAEMGRRKWYAYEQYGMYRCLFCSYTCGQQRMLKTHAWKHAGEVDCSYPIFENENEPLGLLDSSAAAAPGGVDAVVIAIGDSELSIHNGPSVQVQICSSEQLSSSSPLEQSAERGVHLSQSVTLDPNEEEMLEVISDAEENLIPDSLLTSAQKIISSSPNKKGHVNVIVERLPSAEETLSQKRFLMNTEMEEGKDLSPTEAQIGREGMDDVYRADKCTVDIGGLIIGWSSSEKKDELMNKGLATDENAPPGRRRTNSESLRLHSLAAEALVTMPIRAAELTRANLGHYGDINLLDPDTSQRQVDSTLAAYSKMMSPLKNSSDGLTSLNQSNSTLVALPEGRQELSDGQVKTGISMSLLTVIEKLRERTDQNASDDDILKELQDNAQCQPNSDTSLSGNNVVEYIPNAERPYRCRLCHYTSGNKGYIKQHLRVHRQRQPYQCPICEHIADNSKDLESHMIHHCKTRIYQCKQCEESFHYKSQLRNHEREQHSLPDTLSIATSNEPRISSDTADGKCVQEGNKSSVQKQYRCDVCDYTSTTYVGVRNHRRIHNSDKPYRCSLCGYVCSHPPSLKSHMWKHASDQNYNYEQVNKAINDAISQSGRVLGKSPGKTQLKSSEESADPVTGSSENAVSSSELMSQTPSEVLGTNENEKLSPTSNTSYSLEKISSLAPPSMEYCVLLFCCCICGFESTSKENLLDHMKEHEGEIVNIILNKDHNTALNTN